ACATCCAACGTTTACAAACAATAAGCTTCCAAAAGTAGGAGGGGCATTTTTAATCCATAAATTTATGTTAAAATAATTATCTTTTTCTCTTTTACCCCTCCTAGGAGCTCCCTCTCCCCAAGAGCTCCCTCTTTTTGCTCCCTTGATAACTCGAATTTACAATCTTTAATGTGGAGGTGGAGGGTGTTTACTTACAATCACGTTAAGGACAATTATCGTCCAATAGTAAAAGGAGCAACCCCTCTTGTCACGTTAAGGACAAATTTGAACCATTTTCAATACGGATTTTCGACCCTTTTCCGATTTCTAAATTATTGGAATCTCAATTTTAAAGTAATTGGCTACCccctccgttccataataagtggtgttattaggcttttcattttgttgcaaaataagtggtgctttaggattttaagaagaaattgatcttattcttccaaaattatCCTTATTTACAAAATCACGAACCATTAATCAACTTTTCTTTTCTAAGCATTTAATTAGggataagttagtaaaaacactcctaattttctaggagtgaaCACTTTCTTTAGGGGTATGCATAAGCaaaaaaatcacttattatgaaacggatGAAGTATTATTTTAGGTAGCAtttgtttcattttttattttatttttttggttgaaaGTAGTAGTATTTGTTTCACACATGAGAGAAATTGAGGGTGACTAAAATATCCTACCAAAAAATGATGCAAGTGAATGCAATTTAAATTTCTATAGGCCCCCGAGAAATttcacaataacaataacaaaacAAGAAAGGCGCGAAAACCAAACTGGAAAAAACCCAAACCCAAATCTCCGATCATCGGACCCAATGCTCCGGCGATATCTCCGGTCACCTCCTCCCTAAATTTTTTAACAATCCCTAGCTCATTTCATTACTTTTTATAAACAAGGACATAACTATATGAATTTGACAAAAGCATGTGCCTGTTCACCCTTCAAGTCAAATCTTGTTCAAAACCCCACCTCAAAAGCAACCATAAACCTCTCAATCTTGGAGTTTCTTCTACTAAAATGTCAAAATTACAAACATTTTGGGCAAATTCTTACACAAATGATCTCCACTGGTTTCATCAAAGATACATATGCTGCAAGTAGGATTCTCAAGTTTTCCACTGACTCACTTTTGGTTCATGTTAATTACTCTCATAAAATCTTTGATTACATTGAACACCCAAATGCATTTATTTGTAATACTATGATGAGAGCTTATTTACAGCGAAATCAGCCTAAAAATACGATCTTTTTGTACAAATCAATGTTGAAAAATAATGTATGTATTGATAATTATACGTTTCCGCTTTTGGTTCAAGCTAGCACAGTTAGATTGTCTGTAACGGAGGGAAAAGAGTTTCATAATCATGTTATTAAAATGGGATTTGGGTTGGATGTTTATGTAAAGAACACTTTGATTAACATGTATGCTGTTTGTGAAAACATGGTTGATGCAAGAAAGGTGTTTGATGGAAGTCCTGTTTTGGATTCGGTTTCGTGGAATTCGATATTGGCAGGATATGTTCAGGTTGGTAATGTTGAAGAAGCAAAAGTGATTTTCGATAAGATGCCTAGGAAGAATGTAATTGCATCCAATTCTATGATTGTATTGTTGGGTAGGTCTGGTAGGATGAGTGAGGCTTGTCAATTATTCGATGAAATGATGGAGAAAGATGTGGTTTCTTGGACTGCTTTAATTTCTTGCTATGAGCAACATGGGATGTACACACAGGCCCTGGATTTATTTATGCAAATGTGTGCGAATGGCATTTCTATAGATGAGGTTGTTGCGGTAAGTGTGCTGTCTGCATGTGCACACTTGATGGTTGTTCAGACTGGGGAATCAGTGCATGGATTGGTAATAAGAGTTGGTTTTGAATCTTATGTTAACCTTCAAAATGCTTTAATCCATATGTACTCTACCTGTGGAGATGTAATGGCTGCACAAAGATTGTTTGATACGAGTAGTCATCTAGACCAGATATCTTGGAACTCAATGATCTCTGGCTACTTGAAATGTGGCTCTGTGGATAAGGCTAGAAAATTATTCGATTCCATGCCCGAGAAGGATGTTGTGTCATGGACTACAGTGATTTCTGGTTATGCACAACATGATCATTTCTCGGAGACTTTGGCACTATTTCAGGAGATGCTGCATGAGGAAAATAAGCCTGACGAAACTACTTTGGTTAGTGTTCTTTCGGCTTGCACCCACTTGTCTGCCCTTGATCAAGGAAAATGGATTCACGCTTACATACGAAAGAATGGGCTCAAAGTGAATATCATTCTTGGTACAACTCTTGTTGACATGTACATGAAATGTGGATGTGTGGAGAATGCATTGGAAGTCTTCAATGGAATGGAAGAAAAAGGGGTTTCTACTTGGAATGCTTTAATTCTTGGATTGGCCATGAATGGACAGGTGGAAAGATCACTAGACATGTTTCAGGAGATGAAGGAATGTGGTGTAACCCCTAATGAGGTTACTTTTGTTGCAGTTCTTGGTGCCTGTCGACATATGGGCCTAGTAGATGAGGGGCGCTCCTACTTTGATGCTATGACCAGATATTACAATGTTGAACCTAATATCAAGCACTATGGGTGCATGGTTGATCTACTTGCGCGTGCAGGGTTGCTCAAAGAAGCTGAGACGCTTATTGACAGTATGCCTATAGCTCCTGATGTTGCCACTTGGGGTGCTCTTCTTGGAGCTTGCAGAAAACATGGTAGTAGTGAAATGGGAGAGAGGGTTGGAAGGAAGCTCCTTGAACTTCAGCCAGATCATGATGGATTTCATGTGTTACTGTCCAATATATATGCTTCAAGAGGTAATTGGGATAGTGTTCTGGATATTAGAGGAGCAATGACACGGCAGGGTGTCGTTAAAGTTCCTGGCTGCAGTATGATTGAAGCAAATGGTGCTGCTCATGAGTTCTTGGCAGGAGACAAGTCTCATCCCCAGATaaatgaaattgaagaaatgctGGCTGAAATGGAAAAGCGGTTGAAAGTAATGGGCTATGCTCCAGGCACAGATGAGGTTTTACTTGATATTGATGAGGAAGAAAAAGAATGTACCCTGTTTAGACATAGTGAAAAGCTTGCAATTGCTTATGGGCTCATTTCCATTGCTCCTCCAACTCCTATAAGAATAATCAAGAACTTACGAATATGTAGTGATTGTCATACAGCAGCAAAACTAATATCAAAAGCGTTTAATCGGGAAATAGTGGTCAGAGATAGGCACCGGTTTCATCATTTTAAGAATGGCTCTTGTTCCTGCATGGAATTTTGGTAGCTAATACTCTGTTGTTGGCCTGTAAAGAACTATTATCAAGGTTGTTCAACTTTAATGCCTCAATCTTCCTTGCAACATTAACTGGCTAGTGGTCATCATTCATGTATAAACCCTGCACAGGCTCCAACAAGGCTATCATCTCCATTATGGCCAAACCTGCATGCTAATTCAATCTTCATTTTGTTGAACCTGACCTTGGATATGGATAGTAAGGCAAGGGCTCTGATGCTTACACTGCTTTTTGGCTCTAAAGCTCTTTTGGTCTTTCACCCCTCGTGTTCTTATTTTCTGCCGGATCTCCACATATTTCAGATTGTACCATATGATAATCTTAATTAGATTTTGAACTGTAACATAAAAGGAACTCATAatcaaaattgaaatttttggCCACTCACTCTACCAGGTATTTGCATATTGTTGCTATGTTGTAGTCACAATTGCAGTGCAATACTACATCACACTGCAGGGACTGGAATAAGTCGTATGTATCTAATAGTGCACTTGAAGGGGCCGCCACCTAAAGTGCAGTGGAAGCTTGTCTTTATAAGCAGCTTCTTTACGTATTTAATCAAAGTATTTACCCCATTCTTGAAGCTTTATTGAAGCAGAACAGGTGAATAAGATTTAGCATACTGCTGTTATAATGGGTTTAAACCTTTGCAACATTTAATATAGACATGCCTATTTCAATTTGGGTACTCAAAGTTAGCTTCACTTACCAGCACTTGTTCACAGAAGAAATAGGACTTCTTTGGAGTAGTCTGTTTTATATAACAATGCAAGTTGGTTACTTTAAGTTCTTGAACCAGAAGAAACTACCCTGCATTCAAGTCATATAGTTCTTTTGGCACAATTTTTGGTGCTACTCAGCTAACCATGTAGTTTGTCACTTGTCAGTAATCGAAGAAGAATTGACCTGTTTCATTGTTTGTTTTCCTGGTTTCTTTACAGTTGATGGACAAAATGAATTATAGATCTGATTTCCTTACTGAATTGGAGAGACAACCAGAGGCTGTTCATTTTCAGCATACGGAACTAGGGTGACATCTCTATGTTATTTTTGCAATACATCGAAGAATTTCTGTAGTAGTTAATGTACAAGTTTATACATATAGGGCGGAAGCAAATGGGTTGGGGCTATCAGTGGAATTATGCGGCCAAATGTACCAGCAATACTCTTGTAAAACTGCCATGCAACATGATATTCTTATTTCTCAGAATCACTTTTTTCTCTCTAGATAGAGAATGTTATAAAGCAGCAAGAAGGTTTCATGATCTTAAGCTTGTATTGATGACATTTTGCTCCCTTTGTAGTTGTATGATGTATATTATCAACTAGGAGAACGAACTTGAAATTGTACATCTCTACCCAAGGGGGACAAGACTCAAAACTTGAACACTAGCATAGtatcatatgttctgttttgttgtTTCACCGCAGCCTATGATTTTCGTGAATGTCACTTATGTGCCCACCTATCTAGGTGTTGACTGGTGCATGTCGTGAATGATGTTACACTTTTTCCCAAGACAATGGACTATTGCAATTGACTGGTTCAGAAACATAGCCATTCAACAATACCCTCCAGACCACTACGGACCCAATCTTAACCACCGATGTACAAGTAGAATGTGTTTCACCTCCTAAAGAATGGTTATTTTAGTATATGGAACTGAGACTTAGCAATACCACTTCAGCAATTTTCTTCCCAGAATGGCAAAGACAGCAGATGCAGATGCGAATCTGCTCTTAAGAAATACAAGTTCAAGAAGATCATAGAGTTATTCAATCTTCCCATAATAACAATGTCCCCTCGCCGGATCTTCCAAGAGCATTTTAGAACTTAGAAAATTCACTATACTCCAAGTTCAGAGTAATCAAGAGCTTGATTTCCATGAACTTCACATGTAGTTATGTACTGCATCATGGCAAAGAATGACTTTACTTGGTTAGGTAACCTACTAGGTCCAGTATCAACTATTGAACAACAGTGATTGCTTATCCTCCCTCAACTTTCTTTAACAGATCTCTTTTTGTATAGAATGCAATGTGGCTTCTGAAGCAAATGAATCTATCTTCTTTTGCATCGAATTGAATTCAACTGCACcaaaagaataaatgaattataCCAACATAGACAACAGCAAGTCACTTTGACCCTCATTGCTGTTACTTTTCAAGTTCCATCTTCTAAGTCATGTATAAAGAAGTCCAAATCAGGAATATATAGTGCGTCTCTCATATGTTCAACCAGCATTTTTACAGCTTCATCAACACAATCCATATGTGAACCCATCTTATCTCCAGCAACAAAACTATAATTCTGATTCTTTATCTCCACCGAACTTCTCCCAGCCTCTTTCTTGGTAGTCATCCTTCTCATCAACTTCCTCATTTTTGCAGAGTCACCCCATTTACCATCAGCTGCATAGATATTTGACAAAACTACATAGGTTGCTGCAATTTTTGGTTTCAAAGCCAACACCTTTCTTATAGCCAGCTTGCCCAAATCTGGATGATTGTGTGCTTTACATGCTCCTAGGAATGCTCCCCAAACAGATTCATCAGGATCAAATGGCATACTCTCTATCAACTTAAAAGCCTCCTCAACTCGTCCAGCACGTCCAAGCAAATCTACTAAGCTCCCAAATATCTCCAGATCTGGAGCTATGTTGTAATCACCAACCATTGAGATAAAATACCTTAACCCTTTGTCCACAAACCCAGCATGGCTACATGCATTTAAAACTGCCACAAATGCTATCCTATCTGGCCTGACTTTAAATTTAACCATCTCTTCAAAAAAGTCAACAGCTTCATTTCCATATCCATGGCTTCCATAACCAATCATCATTGAGGTCCACGAAACCAGATTTTTCTTGGGCATTTCATCAAAAATTCTACGTGCACTTGCAATATTGCCAGACTTTGCGTACATGTCTATTAGGGAATTGTCCAACTCCAAGTTCCCTCCGAGGCctctctttatgattcttccatgaATCTGCTCTCCACAACTCAAAATTGCCAAATTGGCCACAGCTGCTATAATGCTGGAAAATGTGAAGCAATTAGGGCTGAGACCTTCTGACTCCATACTCGAGTATGTGCTGATAGATTCATATGGATCAGATTTCTCATATCCAGCAATCAAAGTGTTCCACGTGATTGAATCCCTTTGAATCATATCATCGAAGCATTGCTTTGCATCATTTAAGCTGCTACACCTACAATACATATCTAAAATAGAATTCATTACGGGTAGATTAAAATCCAACCCATGTTTGACTATTGCAGCATGAAGTTGCTTCCCATATGTACATGAATGGACCGAGGCACAGGCTCTAACCGCAATTGAAAAGGTAAATGGGTTTGATTCACCCTCTTCCTGTCCATccaaaaacacacaaaaaaacaTGATAAGTTAGAATAAAATAGCCATTCAATTGCGTCGACAACTTATTTTTATTGCAGCAACTAGGTAAGGCTTTCACCAGGTCCAAGCACTGATTTACATGTTTATGAGTATCACTTTTTTGAATTTTAAGAGGTagctttcaaattaaactacAAGAAATACCAGCccaatacattttcaagtcaTAAAGGACTTGCTGCAAGTATCACTTCATTCTTTAGAGTAAATGATAAGAGTCTAGCAACAGATGACACTAAATTTTGTACGCGTTAACAGGCCTTCTGCCCGAAAATATCTAAATACGTACCAATAACATTCTTCTGAAAACATTAAGCGCCATATAGCCATAACCACGATGAGTATATCCTGCGATTAAAGTAGTCCAAGACACATCATTTTTCCCTCTTATCTCATGAAAAACCGCATACGCTTCATCCATATCAACGCAACACGTCGCATAAACATCCAAGAGAGCATTGGAAACATAAAGACTCCCACTCATGCCTTGCTTAAGTACCAAACCATGAACTAAAGCTCCACGAGACGAAGAGTTTATCCCTTTACAAGCCTTCAATATACAAGATAATGTGAACTCATTGGGGCTCACATTTGTACACCTCATCATCTCACAGAAAACTACCCAAGCACGTCCATGAAGATTGCATGAAGTGTAACCAGAAATCATGGTTGTCCAAGCAACAACATCTCTTTcaggcatttcatcgaacagtgTACGTGCTTCTCTGATTAGACCCCTTTCGAAGTAGGATTTGAGGAGACCAGTGGCTAATATTGAAGGGGGTTTTGGTAAAAATGGTGGGTTTGAATTGGGTGGGTTGATTGCAGCACAAAGGAGAGAGTTTCTAATTGTTTGAGGAATTTGAGTATAATGAGTTTGGGATACTAGTTTTCTTGCATTCATTGCTTAaatatagttttagaaatatAAACTTAGGATTAACATGAATGGGTTTaacgaatgtgcgttgattacagAAAGTACAAGTCTTTGATTCATTATGTATAGCAGTATAAATGTACAAAGATGTGTCTCATTTGTCCAGTCGCAACTGGTATTGTCTCTCCTCTAGGTCCAGTATGCCCGGACTTGGTGTTGATGTTACTTTATTCTGAATTTTAGCTCTTTTTTTAGGAGTAAGATTttgcttatttttttcttttttaggtTTGGGAAACAACTTTTCTCAAAATGAAGATTGAAAAAACACCTCTTAATTATAAAGTCAACAATCAAAATGAACAATAAGATGTTTGAATACATTTAAGGCGGAATACACCAACACCCTCTTAAACTTGCACTAAATTTTACAATATGTGCCGATTGAGCATATGGAGTATGGACATGTGAAAAAGTATTAAACACTTCCAACTAATATTTTGAACAAACTTTTGTGCGTGATTGAATATTTGCACACACGCAAAAATATTCATAATTAGACATTTGCAACTAAAAGTTTAAAAAAACGTCTACACGCTATCTCAAGCATTATTACGTAAACAAattaatcacataaaatataCCACATCCTTTAATATACATTCCAACTATAATACTCTCTTATTGGCTGTCGACGTTAATGTTAAAGGGGGTTCCTCCATTGATTCAAGAATTAAAGGAGCTATTTTTGTTTTCAAACTCAAAAGGTTAAAGGGGTAAAtgaatttttttctaatttttacCAATATAattaaagtgacaataaagatcAAAACTGGAAAAGTTTGAAGCAAAAATAAAGCCTAGTCGTGTCACCCTTTTGTCCTGGTGACAGGTCGTGCCGAAGGTTTATTGGTTTAAATATATGAATTTGCATACGAATAATTGGTGATTTACAAGAACAAACAAACAATAACTGAGCTAATATAAAGACTAAAGGAACCAGCATATACAGATTAAGAACAAAGTGACCACAAGTATCATTCATAGAGAAACATAAAAACTCTCCTATTGCATCTTACGCAAACTTTAAGAAAC
The sequence above is a segment of the Lycium barbarum isolate Lr01 chromosome 6, ASM1917538v2, whole genome shotgun sequence genome. Coding sequences within it:
- the LOC132598467 gene encoding pentatricopeptide repeat-containing protein At3g62890-like is translated as MNLTKACACSPFKSNLVQNPTSKATINLSILEFLLLKCQNYKHFGQILTQMISTGFIKDTYAASRILKFSTDSLLVHVNYSHKIFDYIEHPNAFICNTMMRAYLQRNQPKNTIFLYKSMLKNNVCIDNYTFPLLVQASTVRLSVTEGKEFHNHVIKMGFGLDVYVKNTLINMYAVCENMVDARKVFDGSPVLDSVSWNSILAGYVQVGNVEEAKVIFDKMPRKNVIASNSMIVLLGRSGRMSEACQLFDEMMEKDVVSWTALISCYEQHGMYTQALDLFMQMCANGISIDEVVAVSVLSACAHLMVVQTGESVHGLVIRVGFESYVNLQNALIHMYSTCGDVMAAQRLFDTSSHLDQISWNSMISGYLKCGSVDKARKLFDSMPEKDVVSWTTVISGYAQHDHFSETLALFQEMLHEENKPDETTLVSVLSACTHLSALDQGKWIHAYIRKNGLKVNIILGTTLVDMYMKCGCVENALEVFNGMEEKGVSTWNALILGLAMNGQVERSLDMFQEMKECGVTPNEVTFVAVLGACRHMGLVDEGRSYFDAMTRYYNVEPNIKHYGCMVDLLARAGLLKEAETLIDSMPIAPDVATWGALLGACRKHGSSEMGERVGRKLLELQPDHDGFHVLLSNIYASRGNWDSVLDIRGAMTRQGVVKVPGCSMIEANGAAHEFLAGDKSHPQINEIEEMLAEMEKRLKVMGYAPGTDEVLLDIDEEEKECTLFRHSEKLAIAYGLISIAPPTPIRIIKNLRICSDCHTAAKLISKAFNREIVVRDRHRFHHFKNGSCSCMEFW
- the LOC132598469 gene encoding putative pentatricopeptide repeat-containing protein At1g56570; this translates as MNARKLVSQTHYTQIPQTIRNSLLCAAINPPNSNPPFLPKPPSILATGLLKSYFERGLIREARTLFDEMPERDVVAWTTMISGYTSCNLHGRAWVVFCEMMRCTNVSPNEFTLSCILKACKGINSSSRGALVHGLVLKQGMSGSLYVSNALLDVYATCCVDMDEAYAVFHEIRGKNDVSWTTLIAGYTHRGYGYMALNVFRRMLLEEGESNPFTFSIAVRACASVHSCTYGKQLHAAIVKHGLDFNLPVMNSILDMYCRCSSLNDAKQCFDDMIQRDSITWNTLIAGYEKSDPYESISTYSSMESEGLSPNCFTFSSIIAAVANLAILSCGEQIHGRIIKRGLGGNLELDNSLIDMYAKSGNIASARRIFDEMPKKNLVSWTSMMIGYGSHGYGNEAVDFFEEMVKFKVRPDRIAFVAVLNACSHAGFVDKGLRYFISMVGDYNIAPDLEIFGSLVDLLGRAGRVEEAFKLIESMPFDPDESVWGAFLGACKAHNHPDLGKLAIRKVLALKPKIAATYVVLSNIYAADGKWGDSAKMRKLMRRMTTKKEAGRSSVEIKNQNYSFVAGDKMGSHMDCVDEAVKMLVEHMRDALYIPDLDFFIHDLEDGT